The Mucilaginibacter mallensis genome has a segment encoding these proteins:
- a CDS encoding SPW repeat domain-containing protein, producing MKPFISTSFYGVMNYLLSITIMTSPWLFGFSQIGGCSLLLPIFFGWLQFVMAVFSNNSHGFIKVFPMEMHFFLDVIIGSFLLASPFVFGFAYDREGVFGHVDGVFLPQVILGGLLCIMGIFTTKSPFTTGPEHRMPQGQLWSTDSE from the coding sequence ATGAAACCATTCATTTCAACATCATTTTACGGGGTTATGAACTACCTGTTAAGCATTACAATTATGACCTCGCCATGGTTGTTCGGTTTCTCACAGATTGGTGGCTGCTCTTTACTTTTACCAATATTTTTTGGCTGGCTGCAATTTGTAATGGCTGTATTCAGTAATAATTCACACGGCTTTATTAAGGTTTTCCCAATGGAAATGCACTTCTTCCTTGATGTGATCATCGGTTCATTCCTGCTGGCATCACCATTTGTATTTGGTTTTGCATATGACAGAGAGGGCGTATTTGGGCATGTTGATGGCGTGTTTTTACCGCAAGTTATATTAGGCGGTCTTTTATGTATAATGGGCATATTTACCACAAAATCACCATTCACTACAGGCCCTGAGCACCGCATGCCTCAAGGGCAGTTATGGTCAACTGATTCAGAATAA
- a CDS encoding ribosomal maturation YjgA family protein, with the protein MKYRFTYFILIIVTIIIGLLSRHYTAIPLFIGDVLWALMVYFIMRFLFIKADITRIVIYSISFCYAIEFSQLYKAPWIDSLRHTLFGRLVLGDTFLWGDLLSYTGGIAIGILINLLINKKPGS; encoded by the coding sequence ATGAAATACAGGTTCACCTATTTCATCCTCATTATTGTCACTATTATTATTGGGTTACTCTCCAGGCATTATACGGCAATTCCCTTATTTATTGGCGATGTATTATGGGCACTGATGGTTTACTTTATCATGCGCTTTCTGTTTATCAAAGCCGATATAACCAGGATAGTTATTTATAGCATATCATTTTGCTACGCGATAGAATTCAGCCAATTATATAAAGCACCATGGATCGACAGTTTACGGCATACACTGTTTGGCAGGCTGGTATTAGGCGATACCTTTTTATGGGGCGATCTGCTATCTTATACAGGAGGAATAGCTATTGGTATACTAATTAACTTACTTATAAACAAAAAGCCAGGCTCCTAA